The DNA segment CGAGACAGCCGGATTCCGTGATTTCGAGGTGTTTGCCGAGCATCCAGGGTCGTCCCTCGCCACGGCCCGTGCCGACGGTGGGGCTGGCGAGCGTCGTCGTCACGCCGCGTCGGTCGCTGGATTCGCGACCGAGGACGTGCCAGTCGTCGGGTCCGTCGAGGTCGATTTCGAGCGCCGAGAGGTAGCGATGGTCGGATTCGTACACGCCGGTTTCGGGCGTCGCGGGCGTGACGTCGCCGCGTGCATCGACCACGATCTGTCGTCCTGAATCCATGACGAGCGCACAGTCGTCGGGAAGCATCAGGCGTCCTCCTCACGGTCCGGGTACGTTACCGCTTCGATGATGATCCTGTCGGCCTCCAAATCTTCGAGCACCGCACCCCATCCACCGATACCGTACTCGCCGTCCTCGGTACGGAGGACGATGGTCGCTTGCCCGGCGAGCGTCGAGAGCGACGGCGTTTGGTCCCCCTCGCGGATGTCGCCGTTGGCGTACAGGATGTCGGTTATCTCGCCCGACAAGGTGATACTCTGTCGCCGACCCATCTCCCGTCCGCGAGCGGTCGCGGTGATGGTGGCCCCGTCGGCCAGCAGCGGTGCGATGTCGCGGATGCACCGCCGAATGTTCACGTACTCCGCCGGGAGCGTTTCGCTGTGGGTGGTGTAGACGATGGCCCACGACTCCCAGAGAGCGGCCTCGAAGTACCAGTGGAAGATGTACGTGAGGGTCTCGTCTTCGAACACCGCACCGTACTGCCCGGTCGGTTCCGTGTGCGGCGCGAAGCACGCGATTTCGCGGTCCACGAGGACGAGAAACGGCGCGGGGAGGTGACGGTGCCGTGCCTCGGTGACGACGTCGGCGAACTCCTCGTCGGTCGGGAGGTCGGTCGGCTGTTCGTAGCTCGTATTGATCGAAACGGAGACGAACACGTCGTTTTCGTAGCACGTCTTGAGGGCAGGTACGAGGCGGTCGTACTGCTCCGGCGTGACCGACAGTTGTACCTGATTGGTCGCGTCCTGAATCGCTTCCTCAGCCCGTTCGACGACCGTTTCGACCCGTTTGAGGATGCTGATGCGGTGTCCGCCGACCCCGGCCTGTTGCCATCTATCCTGAATCTCGGTGGCCGTCTTCGAGAGCGTTTCAGCCCGCGATTTGAGGTTCTGGAGGACGTCCGTCGGTTCCCTGGCCCGCGCCCGGAGCGCGTCCTGTTTGTACGTCTCGACGTAGCCTTCGTCCTCCAAATCCCGGAGCACGTCGTAGATCCGCGACCGCGGTACATCCGCCCGTTCCGCGAGCGACGTTGCGGACGCACTTCCCAAATCGAGGAGGGTGACGTAGGCGTCGATCTGGTACGTCGAAAGCCCCACCTCCTGAAGTCCGCGTCGAAGTTCGTCGGTGTCCATCTGTGTGTTGATTCCCATCCTATCGAGTTGAATCTTTTAGTTGACGTTCCCGATCCAGTGCCGTTTCGTCCATACGAATTCTCATATTCACTCCTGTATCAAATACGTGAGCAAGATTTATATATTTCTTATTCTTCATGGTTGAGTAGGACAGAGTTCCTATGACAGGCGATCACAAAAACGGGGAAAAAACGCGGCGTACGGTGCTACAATCTATCGGCGGAGCGGCTGGCGTGGCCGCGCTTGCCGGGTGTGTCGGAAGCCTCGGCGGCAGTAGCGGCGACGGCAAGAACAAGGACATCACGTTCTGGACGAGCAACGTCGAAAACGACCGACAGAAGGTCATCAAGAAACTTCTCAAGGCGTACGACTCGAACAACGGCGGTTCCAGCACGCTGAACGCGGTCCAAGAGGACGACCTGCCGACGCGCATCTCTTCGGCACGCGCATCAGGGACGCTCCCGACCATCGCGGATTTCGGTCTCTCGCCGATGCAGAAACTCGGTAGCGGCGGTCTTCTCTCCACGAAAGCGGCCGACGCCGTCATCGAGAACGTCGGCAAGGACAAGTTCTACAAAGGCGCGCTCGATCTGACGAAAGCGCCCGACGGCGGTCACTACTCGATTCCGATGTACGGTTGGGTCGAGGGAATGTGGTACCGAAAGAGTAGCTTCGAGGATAAGAACCTCGACGACCCGACGACGTGGGACGGCTTGATGAAGGCGGCCAAAGCGCTTCACGACCCCGATAACAATCAGTACGGTATCGTTATCGGGACGAAGAAGACGGCGTTCGCCCGCCAGTGTTTCACGCCCTTCGCCCGCTCGAACGGCGCGCGCGTCTTCGACAAGGACGGAAAGATCGTCTTCGACAGCAAGGAAATGATCGAGGCGCTCGACTTCTACGGCAAACTCTCGAAGTACACGCCGCCGGGCAAGGACACCTGGAAGACGGCGAACAACACGTACCTCAACGAGCAGAGCCACCTGATCCAGTACTCGACGTTCATCATGAGCGACCTCGTGGACAAGGGCGACGAGATGGTGAAGGACACCAAATTCGCCCCGTACGTCCAGCACAAGCGCAAGAGTTCGTTCGGGCAAATCGTCGGTCTCAACCTCTTCGAATCGGCTTCGAAGGAGCAACTGGACTACGGCAAGAACCTGGCCGAGTACCTGATGACGAAGAAGTACGTCGAATGGCTCCACATGGCCCCCGGCGGGATGAACCCCGTTCTCAAGGAAACGGCGAGCAGTTCGGAGTTCAAGGACGACGAGACGCTGAAGGCGTGGGGTTCGACGGTCGAGGACGTCTCCGCGGCCTTCGAGAACATCGAACGCTTCGGCTACGTCGACGGCAAAGCCTTCCCGGAACTCGGAAACATCACGAACAAGTTCCTCATCGCGGAGGCGATTTCAGCGCGTGACCGACGGCGAGAGCGCCGACACGGTCGCGAAGGAGCAGGCGAAGAAGATGCGGGACGCAATCGAGGAATAGTCGTCCACCATCGACCACACAAGTCCCCAATTCATTTATGAGTTTAGCAAACCGTACGAAGCTCTCGTTGGACGGCGACTACACCGTCGAGCAGAAGGAGGCGATCCTGGGCTATCTGCTCATCGCGCCAGCGTTGCTGTTGGTCGCCGGGGTCATCGTGTATCCCGTTCTCTACAACGTCTACCTGAGCTTTACGAACGTACCGCTTTCGCCCGATGCCTCGCCGACGTGGGTCGGCCTCGAACACTACCGAACCCTGCTTTCGAGCGGCGAGTTCTGGGCGGCACTGAAAACGACGGTCATCTTCACGCTGGGTAGCGACGTGCTCGCCACCGTCGGCGGCCTCGGCGTGGCGATCCTGTTCAATCGAAAATTCCGCGGCCGACGGCTCGTTCGAGGGCTGATGCTGCTGCCGTACGTCGCCCCGCTCATCGCGGTGGCGTACGTCTGGCAGTGGCTGCTCGACCCGCTGTACGGGATGATTCCGTACTTCCTGAGTCACACCCTCGGCATCTACTCCGGTGACATCGACCTGCTCAACAACGCGAAGACGGCGCTGTGGACGGTCATCGCCTTCGACGCGTGGCGCTACTTCCCGTTCGCCTTCCTGATGATAATCGCCCGCCTGCAAGCGATTCCGAGCGACATGTACGAGGCGGCGAAAATCGACGGCGCGGGCCGTATCGCCCGATTCAAGGACATCACGCTGGCCGAACTGAAGTACGTCCTCGCCACCGTCTTCCTGCTTCGCTGGATTTGGAACTTCAACAAGTTCGCCGACATCTGGCTGCTGACGAAGAAAGTGAACACGCTGTCGCTGTACGCGTACCAGACCGCGTTCGCGAACTACAATCACGGTCAGGCGGCCGCCATCGCCATGGTGCTGTTCGTCTCGCTCATGGTGTTCGTCCTCGTGTACGTGAGCTGGATTCTGGAGTGGTAACATGATAGGAACGATACTCGCTACGGTGTCCGACGGCTTTTCCAACGCCTTCGGACGAAGTCGCATCGAAACCAGCCTCTGGGAGAAGGTCGTCTTCTACGGCGCGATAGCGCTGACGATGGTCGTCTCGCTCCTCCCGTTCTACTGGATGATCGTCACGAGCTTCATGCCGGAGAGCGCGATTTACTCGCTCCCGCCGTCGTTCGTGCCACACGACCTGACGCTGAAACACTACGCGAGCGTCTTCAGTCCGGAGACGTTCCCGTTCGTGACGTACTTCAAAAACAGCCTCATCATCTCGATCATCACGGCCGGGATGTCGGTCGTGGTCGCCACGTTCGGCGCGTACAGTTTCGCCCGCCTGAACTACCCCGGACGGGGACTGTTCTCGCGCGGCGTCCTGCTCGTGTACATGTTCTCGGGCATCCTGCTGGTCGTCCCGCTGTTCCAGATCATCGTCTGGATCGGTCTCGTGGACAACCTCGGCAGTCTGGTCATCACCTACCTCGTCCAGACGCTGCCCGTGTCGCTGTACATGCTCGGCAACTACTTCCGAAGCGTCCCGCCGGAGATAGAGGAGGCGGCGATGATGGACGGCTACTCGCGGCTGGAAGTCATCTTCCGCATCACGCTCCCGCTCTCGGCACCCGCCATCGTGGCCGTGTTCATCTACACGTGATGATCGCGTGGGAACGATTACCTCTTCGCCAGCATCTTCCTCAGCACCCGCACGAACTTCACGCTTCCAATCGGTCTGGACGCGCTCTCGTCCGGGTTCCACCAAGTGTGGGGACAGATCATGGCCGCATCGCTGCTGACCAGCGTTCCCATCATCATCATGATCGTTTACCTAGAGAAGTACATGGTCGAGGGACTGACCTTCGGGTCGGTGGAGGGCTGATTCGTGTCCTCCGAGATAGAGACCACGGAGAAATCGGCACCTGACACCAGCGCCGAAATCGAGACGGAACAGGCCGGGATCGACCTCTCGGACCTGCGGAAGTCGTACGGCGACGTGCTGGCGGTCGAGGGACTCGACCTCGAAATCGAACCGGGCGAGTTCCTCGTCCTGCTCGGGCCGTCGGGGTGTGGAAAGTCCACGACGCTCCGCATGATCGCCGGACTGGAGACGCCCACCGGCGGCTCCATCGAAATCGGCGACGAGGAGGTAACGAGAACCCTCCCGCAGAAACGCGGCCTCTCGATGGTGTTCCAGAGCTACGCGCTCTACCCGCACAAGACGGTTGAGGGGAACCTCGAATTCCCGCTCGGCAAGATGGACCTCTCGGACGAGGAGAAGACGGCGAAGGTCGAGCGAACGGCGGAGATGCTCGAAATTTCCGACCTGCTCGACAAGAAACCCGGACAACTCTCCGGCGGCCAGCGACAGCGCGTCGCGGTCGGCCGAACCATCATTCGTGAGCCGAAGGCGTTCCTGATGGACGAACCGCTGTCGAATCTGGACGCGCAACTCCGCGTTCGGACGCGGTTCGAGATTCGGGAACTCCAGCAGGAACTCGGGACGACGACGGTGTACGTCACCCACGACCAGGAGGAAGCCATGAGCGTCGCCGACCGCATCGCCGTCATGAACGACGGCGAACTCCAGCAGGTCGGGACGCCCGAGGAGATATACAAGACGCCGGAGAATGCGTTCGTCGCCGGGTTCATCGGCAATCCGCCGATGAACTTCTTCGACGTTTCCGTCGGCATGGGCGTGGAACTCCTGCCGAACGGCGACACTGCGACCCTCGACACGTCGCTCCCCATGGACACCGAGACGCTCGGAGTCCGTCCGGAGGACGTGCATCTCCTCTCGACCCCGGCGGTGGACGTGGCGAACGTCTCCCGACCGGACCCGAGAAACCTGACGAACGCCATCGAGTGCGAGGTGACGGTCATCGAACCGCTCGGCAACGCGTACGAACTCGAACTCGCACGCGGGGACGACACCTTCATCGCCCGCCTGCGGGCGCTTCCGGAGGACGTGTCCATGGGTTCGACGGTCGAAGTCGCCTTCGACCGCACTGAACTCCACGTGTTCGGCGCGACGGGGGAGGCGATTCGATGAATCGAACTGCTGATCGTAACCACGGAGGTGAGACGAATGGCGACGCTTGAACTGAACGAGTTGACGAAGATATACGACGACGCACAGGGCCGCGAGGTCGCGGTCGATTCGCTCGACATCGACATCGAGGACGGGGAGTTCCTCGTCCTCGTCGGGCCAGCGGGTGTGGAAAGTCCACGACGCTCCGGATGCTCGCCGGGCTAGAAACCGTGACGGACGGCACCATCGAAATCGGTGGGACCGAAGTCCAACATCTCGCCCCGAGCGCGCGCTCGATCGGCCATGGTGTTCCAGAGCTACGCGCTGTACACCAAGATGACCGCCCGTCAGAACATGGCCTACGGGCTGAAACACTCGACCGATCTGAGCAAGGCAGAACGGAACCGCGAGGTCGAGGACATCGCGGAACTGCTCGACATCACCGAACTGTTGGACGACAAACCCGACGAGATGAGCGTGCGGCAAAAACAGCGCGTCGCGCTCGGCCGCGCCATCGTCCGCGACCCGGACGTGTTCCTGCTGGACGAACCGCTCTCGAACTTGGACGCGAAGCTTCGGGCGCGGATGCGGACCGAACTCCAGCAGTTGCAGACCGACCTCGACGTCACGGCCGTCTACGTCACCCACGACCAGACGGAGGCGATGACGATGGCGACCGCATCGCCGTCATGAACGACGGCGAACTCCAGCAGGTCGCGCCGCCGGAGGTCGCCTACGACCACCCGGCGAACGAGTTCGTCGCCACGTTCCTCGGCAGTCCCTCGATGAACACCTTCGAGACGGTCGCCGTCGAGAACGGCGACGAGATCGAGTTCCGCCACGACGGGACGACGCTCGCGGCGGTTCCGCACGACACGGTCGAGTGCGCCGACGGCGAACCGATGACGCTCGGCCTTCGACCGGAGGACGTTCGACTGTCGGACGACCCGACGGACGGGACGTTCGCGGCCGACGTGACCGTCTCGGAGTACCAAGGCAACGATAATTTCATCCATCTATCGGTGGAAAACCACGACCTGATGGCGCGCGTTCCCTCGGACGTCTACCCGAACCCCGACGAGACGCTCGGCGTGACGGTCTCCCCGCGGGACGTGTACCTCTTCGACGCGGACAGCGGTATCGCGCGCAAGACACGCGGTCTCCCCGACGAACAGCCCCCCAAACCATCGGTTTCCAACCCATAAATGGCAGAAAACACGACAGATACGACGCTCCACGATTCGCCGACGACAGCCCTCGACGACCCGACGTTCCACCTCGACGTGTTGGACGACCTCGACCTACCCGGCCGAGTGTGAAGGGTCGGTCCCGCTCGCGAGCGACCCGGACGACCGCTACCCTTACGCCTATCCGCGCGACATCGCGTGCATCACGAAGGCGTGGCTTCACGCAGTCGAAGCGGACGGTCGCCCCGGCGAATGTCAGGAGAACATCCTCGGTGCCGCACGGTTCTTCCTCGCCGCGCAGGACGACCGAGGGCGCTGGCGACAGCGGTACGCGCTCGACGGCACCGACAAGGGAATCTATCAACAGGAGGACAACGTCGGACACGGCCTGCACGTTCTCTCACACGCGGTGTTCGCGCTCGACGCGACGGACTCGCTGGAGACGGCCAACCCTGCATTCCGGCAGGACATCATCGACGCGACGGAGCGGGCCGTCTCGCACGTTCAGGACGAACTCTTCGACCCGAACGCCCACCTCGTCGAGAGCACGACGAGCATCCACGAGGGGCGCATCGAATCGGGCTACACGCTCTGGGTGAACTGCGTCTTCGTCGCCGCCCTGCGCGGTATCGAACGCGCGCTCTCGCTCCTGCCGGAGGATTCGGAGACGGTCGAGGACCACATCGCAAGATTCCGATCTCACCTCGAAGGCGGCGTGAAACGCTCGTTCACGAGTCCAGCGCAGGTGCCCCGGCGGTACACGCCGGACGGAAAACTCGACGTCCGACCCGACGTGACGCTGTTCGCGCCGTTTTACTTCGGCCTCCAAGACCTCTTCGGGGACGCGCTTCACGAGGCGGCCAACCGCTCCGCGACCGCGCTCGAAGACCCGGAAATAGGCGGCATTCAGCGATTCATGGGCTTCTACCGCGACTTCGACGTGCACCAGCACGGCGGCAACGGGCCGTGGTTGCAGTACACGGCGTGGCACGCACAGTACCGATTCGCCAACGGCGAGACCGACCGCGGAAACGACGTGTTGGCGACCATCGCGTCCTACGCCAACGCCGAGGGGCACATCCCGGAACACCTGACGACCCGACGACGCTTCGAGGCGTTCGTGGAGAACGAGTGGAGTACGGGATTGGACTTCGAGAAGGAGTTCGACGAGGACGTGTTGCGCGACGTGTCCTTCGACTTCGTCGCCGAGGAACTGGGCCACATGCAGGAGGCCTACAGCGACCTCGAAGCCCAGACGGCGGATCGAGACGTTGTCCGGTTCGCCATGCCGCTGGCGTGGTGTCACGCGGAGTATCTGACCGCACTGTTGACCCGTGACGCCGCCGAAGCGTAATTGAAACGACGCTCCCATTTTCCCATAATCCATGACTCACGACCATCCAGACTCGCCGACGCCGGAACAGGTCGCGCTCGACTGCCTGCACGCGGGTATCGACGCCGCACATCCACGACACGTCGTGCGCCGAAAGCTCTCGCGCGACGGAAGCGTCCTCACCGTCGACGGCGAATCGTTCGACCTCGATTCGTTTTCGACCGTGCTCGTCCTCGGCGGTGGCAACGCCGCTGGGGAGATGGCGGCCAGCCTCGAAACCACCCTCGGAGACTATCTCTCGGGCGGTATCGTCGTCACCGACACGCCCGCCGAAACGGAGACGGTCGAGGTGCGCCCCGGCGACCACCCGCTGCCGAGCGAACGGAACCGCGATGCGACGGAAGACATCCTCTCGGCCGCCGAGGAGGCCGACGACGAAACGCTCGTCATCGCGCCGATTTCGGGCGGCGGCAGCGCGCTCCTGTCCGCACCCGCGGAAGGAATCTCGCTCGATTCGTTCCGCACCGTGACCGACGGACTGCTCCGCTCCGGCGCGGACATCCACGACATCAACACCGTTCGGCGGGCGCTGTCGAGCGTGAAGGACGGCGGCCTCGCCGAGGCCGCCGCCCCCGCTCGGGTGGTCGGACTGGTCGTCAGCGACGTGATCGGCGACGACCCGGCGGTCGTCGCCAGCGGGCCGACGTATCCGAGCAGAGCGAGCGCCGAGGACGCGAGCGCTATCCTGAGCGAGTTCCTCGACGAGGTTCCGGCGGACATCGAAGCCGCGCTCGAAACGCTCGAATCGGCGGCAGTACCATCGGAATCGGCGGCGTCGCCTCCGGCGACTGCCGCGATTCGGAGAACGGGACCAGCGATTCGGGGGTCGAGAACGTGACGAACTTCGTCCTCGCGGACAACTGGACGGCCATCGATGCGGCCGCGGAGCGGGCGCAGGAGATGGCGTATTCGACGCTCGTCCTCTCTTCACGAATCGGCGGCGAAGCCGCCGAGGTCGGCCGCACCCACGCCGCCATCGGCGGCGAATGTGCGGCGACCGGCAATCCGATCCAGCCACCCGCGGTAATTCTGTCGGGCGGCGAGACGACCGTCACCGTGGATGGTGACGGCGTCGGGGGGTCCGAACCAGGAGTTCGCGCCTCGGCGCGACGCGCGAAACGAAGGGTCCGACATCGTCGTCGCGGGCGTCGATACCGACGGGTTGGACGGAAGCACAGACGCCGCGGGTGCGCTCGTGGACGGCGAAACCGTCCCGCCAGAGGACCGCGCCGCGGCGCGGGCGGCGCTGCGAGACCACGACACGTATCCGTTTTTGGACGAGCGTGACGCGCTGATCGAAACCGGCGAGACGGGAACCAACGTCAACGACCTGCGGGTCGTGGTCGTCGGGCGAGCGGACGAGGAGAACTCTCCCAAATGAATCACAGGTACGGACTGAATCAGGCCGGGTTTCCGGCGTCGGAAATCGAAGCGACGTGCGAAATCCTCGCCGATGCCGGATACGACGGCGTCGAACCGAACTATCGAAAGGGCGGATTGCTGACGACGGCGGACGGCCGCGAACGCGTTCGAGCGGCCGCAGACGAGAACGGCCTCACCGTTCCGGCCGTCTCCACCACGCTCCACTGGGAGTACCCGCTGTCGAGTGCGGACGACGAGAAACGGGAGCAAGGAATCGACATCGCGTGCGAGATGGTGGACGCGGCGGCGACCCTCG comes from the Haladaptatus sp. R4 genome and includes:
- a CDS encoding ABC transporter ATP-binding protein, whose protein sequence is METEQAGIDLSDLRKSYGDVLAVEGLDLEIEPGEFLVLLGPSGCGKSTTLRMIAGLETPTGGSIEIGDEEVTRTLPQKRGLSMVFQSYALYPHKTVEGNLEFPLGKMDLSDEEKTAKVERTAEMLEISDLLDKKPGQLSGGQRQRVAVGRTIIREPKAFLMDEPLSNLDAQLRVRTRFEIRELQQELGTTTVYVTHDQEEAMSVADRIAVMNDGELQQVGTPEEIYKTPENAFVAGFIGNPPMNFFDVSVGMGVELLPNGDTATLDTSLPMDTETLGVRPEDVHLLSTPAVDVANVSRPDPRNLTNAIECEVTVIEPLGNAYELELARGDDTFIARLRALPEDVSMGSTVEVAFDRTELHVFGATGEAIR
- a CDS encoding glucoamylase, giving the protein MFALDATDSLETANPAFRQDIIDATERAVSHVQDELFDPNAHLVESTTSIHEGRIESGYTLWVNCVFVAALRGIERALSLLPEDSETVEDHIARFRSHLEGGVKRSFTSPAQVPRRYTPDGKLDVRPDVTLFAPFYFGLQDLFGDALHEAANRSATALEDPEIGGIQRFMGFYRDFDVHQHGGNGPWLQYTAWHAQYRFANGETDRGNDVLATIASYANAEGHIPEHLTTRRRFEAFVENEWSTGLDFEKEFDEDVLRDVSFDFVAEELGHMQEAYSDLEAQTADRDVVRFAMPLAWCHAEYLTALLTRDAAEA
- a CDS encoding MOFRL family protein codes for the protein MVTASGGPNQEFAPRRDARNEGSDIVVAGVDTDGLDGSTDAAGALVDGETVPPEDRAAARAALRDHDTYPFLDERDALIETGETGTNVNDLRVVVVGRADEENSPK
- a CDS encoding carbohydrate ABC transporter permease; protein product: MIGTILATVSDGFSNAFGRSRIETSLWEKVVFYGAIALTMVVSLLPFYWMIVTSFMPESAIYSLPPSFVPHDLTLKHYASVFSPETFPFVTYFKNSLIISIITAGMSVVVATFGAYSFARLNYPGRGLFSRGVLLVYMFSGILLVVPLFQIIVWIGLVDNLGSLVITYLVQTLPVSLYMLGNYFRSVPPEIEEAAMMDGYSRLEVIFRITLPLSAPAIVAVFIYT
- a CDS encoding TrmB family transcriptional regulator, which produces MDTDELRRGLQEVGLSTYQIDAYVTLLDLGSASATSLAERADVPRSRIYDVLRDLEDEGYVETYKQDALRARAREPTDVLQNLKSRAETLSKTATEIQDRWQQAGVGGHRISILKRVETVVERAEEAIQDATNQVQLSVTPEQYDRLVPALKTCYENDVFVSVSINTSYEQPTDLPTDEEFADVVTEARHRHLPAPFLVLVDREIACFAPHTEPTGQYGAVFEDETLTYIFHWYFEAALWESWAIVYTTHSETLPAEYVNIRRCIRDIAPLLADGATITATARGREMGRRQSITLSGEITDILYANGDIREGDQTPSLSTLAGQATIVLRTEDGEYGIGGWGAVLEDLEADRIIIEAVTYPDREEDA
- a CDS encoding ABC transporter substrate-binding protein, with product MTGDHKNGEKTRRTVLQSIGGAAGVAALAGCVGSLGGSSGDGKNKDITFWTSNVENDRQKVIKKLLKAYDSNNGGSSTLNAVQEDDLPTRISSARASGTLPTIADFGLSPMQKLGSGGLLSTKAADAVIENVGKDKFYKGALDLTKAPDGGHYSIPMYGWVEGMWYRKSSFEDKNLDDPTTWDGLMKAAKALHDPDNNQYGIVIGTKKTAFARQCFTPFARSNGARVFDKDGKIVFDSKEMIEALDFYGKLSKYTPPGKDTWKTANNTYLNEQSHLIQYSTFIMSDLVDKGDEMVKDTKFAPYVQHKRKSSFGQIVGLNLFESASKEQLDYGKNLAEYLMTKKYVEWLHMAPGGMNPVLKETASSSEFKDDETLKAWGSTVEDVSAAFENIERFGYVDGKAFPELGNITNKFLIAEAISARDRRRERRHGREGAGEEDAGRNRGIVVHHRPHKSPIHL
- a CDS encoding carbohydrate ABC transporter permease, coding for MSLANRTKLSLDGDYTVEQKEAILGYLLIAPALLLVAGVIVYPVLYNVYLSFTNVPLSPDASPTWVGLEHYRTLLSSGEFWAALKTTVIFTLGSDVLATVGGLGVAILFNRKFRGRRLVRGLMLLPYVAPLIAVAYVWQWLLDPLYGMIPYFLSHTLGIYSGDIDLLNNAKTALWTVIAFDAWRYFPFAFLMIIARLQAIPSDMYEAAKIDGAGRIARFKDITLAELKYVLATVFLLRWIWNFNKFADIWLLTKKVNTLSLYAYQTAFANYNHGQAAAIAMVLFVSLMVFVLVYVSWILEW
- a CDS encoding glycerate-2-kinase family protein; translated protein: MTHDHPDSPTPEQVALDCLHAGIDAAHPRHVVRRKLSRDGSVLTVDGESFDLDSFSTVLVLGGGNAAGEMAASLETTLGDYLSGGIVVTDTPAETETVEVRPGDHPLPSERNRDATEDILSAAEEADDETLVIAPISGGGSALLSAPAEGISLDSFRTVTDGLLRSGADIHDINTVRRALSSVKDGGLAEAAAPARVVGLVVSDVIGDDPAVVASGPTYPSRASAEDASAILSEFLDEVPADIEAALETLESAAVPSESAASPPATAAIRRTGPAIRGSRT